In the Flagellimonas sp. MMG031 genome, one interval contains:
- the guaA gene encoding glutamine-hydrolyzing GMP synthase — MHNNVLILDFGSQYTQLIARRVRELNIYSEIKPYNKLPEDLSDYKAVILSGSPSSVRSESAPHPDLSNIKGKKPLLGICYGAQYLSHFHGGNVAPSATREYGRANLSFVKEGEDFLNGIGEGSQVWMSHSDTIKELPKGAIRLASTHDVENAAYKIDGETTYGIQFHPEVYHTTDGTQLLENFLVNIAGLEQDWTPDAFVETTVEELRQEIGDEKVILGLSGGVDSSVAAMLLHKAIGDHLYCIFVNNGLLRKNEFESVLDQYKHMGLNVKGVDASARFLDALKGESDPEKKRKIIGRVFIEVFDDESHQVENAKWLAQGTIYPDRIESVSASGGPSAVIKSHHNVGGLPDYMKLKIVEPLKMLFKDEVRRVGASMDMPAEILGRHPFPGPGLGIRILGDITAEKVAILQEVDAIFIEGLKKWGLYDKVWQAGAMLLPVDSVGVMGDERTYEKCVALRAVESTDGMTADWVNLPYEFLQKTSNDIINKVKGVNRVVYDISSKPPATIEWE, encoded by the coding sequence ATGCATAACAACGTACTCATCCTAGACTTTGGTTCCCAGTACACACAATTGATCGCGCGACGCGTTAGGGAACTCAACATTTACTCAGAAATAAAACCGTACAACAAACTGCCGGAAGACTTGTCCGATTACAAAGCAGTGATTCTTTCCGGGTCCCCATCATCGGTGCGTTCGGAGAGTGCCCCGCACCCCGATCTATCCAACATCAAGGGAAAAAAACCTCTTTTGGGCATTTGCTACGGTGCACAGTACCTGTCCCATTTTCATGGTGGTAACGTAGCCCCTTCGGCGACCAGGGAATATGGCAGGGCCAACCTTTCGTTTGTAAAAGAAGGAGAGGATTTTTTGAACGGTATTGGCGAAGGAAGCCAGGTTTGGATGAGCCATAGCGATACCATCAAAGAACTGCCCAAAGGCGCCATCCGATTGGCGAGCACCCACGATGTGGAGAATGCGGCCTACAAGATTGATGGAGAGACTACCTATGGGATACAATTCCACCCAGAAGTTTACCACACCACGGACGGTACCCAATTACTCGAAAACTTTTTGGTGAATATCGCAGGACTGGAACAGGACTGGACGCCCGATGCCTTTGTGGAAACCACCGTGGAGGAGTTGAGACAGGAAATTGGAGATGAAAAGGTCATTTTGGGACTTTCTGGAGGTGTAGACTCCAGCGTGGCGGCCATGTTGCTGCACAAAGCTATCGGTGATCACCTCTATTGTATCTTCGTGAACAATGGCCTTTTGCGTAAAAATGAGTTTGAAAGCGTGTTAGATCAGTACAAGCACATGGGTCTCAATGTAAAGGGCGTTGATGCTTCGGCACGCTTTTTGGACGCCTTGAAAGGCGAATCCGATCCTGAAAAGAAACGAAAGATTATTGGAAGGGTGTTTATTGAGGTTTTTGATGATGAATCCCACCAAGTGGAAAATGCGAAATGGCTGGCACAAGGCACCATTTATCCCGATAGGATTGAGTCCGTTTCCGCCAGTGGAGGTCCATCAGCGGTGATCAAAAGTCACCACAATGTGGGAGGATTGCCCGACTACATGAAATTGAAAATTGTGGAGCCCTTGAAAATGTTGTTCAAGGATGAGGTGAGAAGGGTTGGTGCCAGTATGGATATGCCGGCCGAAATATTGGGAAGGCATCCTTTTCCCGGTCCAGGATTGGGAATCCGTATCTTGGGCGATATTACGGCAGAAAAGGTGGCCATTTTGCAAGAAGTTGACGCCATTTTTATCGAAGGATTGAAAAAATGGGGACTTTATGACAAGGTTTGGCAGGCCGGAGCCATGCTTTTGCCCGTAGATAGTGTAGGAGTTATGGGAGATGAGCGCACCTATGAAAAATGTGTTGCGCTCAGAGCCGTGGAAAGTACCGATGGTATGACGGCCGATTGGGTGAATTTGCCCTACGAATTCCTTCAAAAAACCTCAAATGATATAATAAATAAGGTTAAAGGCGTTAATAGAGTGGTGTATGACATTAGCTCAAAACCACCGGCAACTATAGAATGGGAATGA